In one Aromatoleum aromaticum EbN1 genomic region, the following are encoded:
- a CDS encoding TIGR03087 family PEP-CTERM/XrtA system glycosyltransferase, with product MKILYVCHRFPFPPKRGGKIRPFNMIRHLSQKHQVTVCSLARSQAEAEEGAGIAPHCERFEIGKVSDPVQVLRMVARLPTTVPSSMGFFWSPELADKVNALLAAERFDLIFVHCSSVAQYVTHVHGIPKILDFGDMDSQKWLEYVRYKPFPLKLGYWLEGSKMEREERRLAPLFDLCTATTRAEWETLESYATGVATDWFPNGVDAEFFKPDGDGYDADTISFIGRMDYYPNQECMSDFCERTWPLLRARRPGMKLLIVGADPSPAVQKLGELPGVTVTGSVADVRPYILRSAAMVAPLNIARGTQNKILEAMAMGVPVVSSGVAAGGVDALAEAHFLVANEPAEYAQAILRVVENPAERERLAQAGRQRMLSHHAWPRSMERLDAIVERCLARHRANRIHDNREVIQ from the coding sequence ATGAAGATCCTCTACGTCTGCCATCGCTTCCCGTTTCCGCCCAAGCGCGGCGGCAAGATCCGCCCGTTCAACATGATCCGGCACCTGTCGCAGAAGCATCAGGTGACGGTGTGCTCGCTCGCGCGCTCGCAGGCCGAGGCGGAAGAGGGCGCCGGCATCGCGCCGCACTGCGAGCGCTTCGAGATCGGCAAGGTGTCGGATCCGGTGCAGGTGCTGCGCATGGTCGCCCGGCTGCCGACGACCGTGCCGTCCTCGATGGGTTTCTTCTGGTCGCCTGAACTCGCCGACAAGGTCAATGCCCTGCTCGCTGCGGAGCGCTTCGACCTGATCTTCGTCCACTGCTCGTCGGTCGCCCAGTACGTGACGCACGTGCATGGCATCCCGAAGATTCTCGACTTCGGCGACATGGACTCGCAGAAGTGGCTCGAATACGTGCGCTACAAGCCTTTCCCGCTGAAGCTCGGCTACTGGCTCGAAGGCAGCAAGATGGAGCGCGAGGAAAGGCGGCTCGCGCCGCTGTTCGACCTGTGCACGGCGACGACGCGCGCGGAGTGGGAGACGCTCGAAAGCTACGCGACCGGCGTCGCGACGGACTGGTTCCCGAACGGCGTTGATGCCGAGTTCTTCAAGCCGGATGGCGACGGATACGACGCCGACACGATCAGCTTCATCGGCCGCATGGACTACTACCCGAACCAGGAATGCATGTCCGATTTCTGCGAACGGACGTGGCCACTGCTGCGCGCGCGCCGTCCCGGCATGAAGCTGCTGATCGTCGGCGCCGATCCGTCGCCGGCGGTGCAGAAGCTCGGGGAGCTGCCGGGCGTCACGGTGACCGGCTCGGTCGCCGACGTGCGCCCGTACATCCTGCGCTCGGCGGCGATGGTCGCGCCGCTGAACATCGCCCGCGGCACGCAGAACAAGATCCTCGAAGCGATGGCGATGGGCGTGCCGGTCGTCTCGAGCGGCGTCGCCGCAGGCGGCGTGGACGCGCTTGCCGAAGCGCATTTCCTGGTGGCGAACGAGCCGGCGGAATACGCCCAGGCAATCCTGCGCGTCGTCGAAAACCCCGCTGAGCGCGAGCGCCTTGCGCAGGCCGGGCGGCAGCGGATGCTGTCGCACCATGCCTGGCCGCGCTCGATGGAGCGCCTCGACGCGATCGTCGAGCGCTGCCTTGCCCGCCACCGCGCCAACCGGATTCACGACAACAGGGAAGTCATCCAATGA
- a CDS encoding IS1182-like element ISAzo1 family transposase has protein sequence MSRFRPIDRQTDYLLPPSVQDWLPESHLARYVVDVVEGLDLSALERAYAGRGSDAYHPALLLSLLIYGYATGTHSSRKIERATYDSLAFRFIACDQHPDHDTLATFRRRFGDQFADAFVQVLQVARENQLSRFGTVSLDGTKIHANASRHSALSYGHAEKIEAQLKAEVQEMLALAEAADRSCVPEGVDLPAEIQRREDRLAAIAAAKAKIEARAKERFEREQAEFDAKLAKRQAKAAATGKKPGGKPPTPPAPGPRADDQLNLTDEDSRIMKVTGGGFEQCYNAQALVDTESMLVMVPHLTQAGNDKEQVEPMLARIAALPEGLNQPDQLLADTGFFSERNVERCQAAGIEPLIAVGRDEHHPDWRRRFEEPAPLEQPASPVEQMKHALKTRAGRAAYALRKQTVEPVFGIIKSVMGFRQFLLRGLDNVRAEWTLVCLAWNLKRMAVLRPQ, from the coding sequence ATGAGCCGCTTCCGCCCGATCGATCGCCAAACGGACTACCTGCTACCACCGTCGGTGCAGGACTGGCTGCCCGAATCGCACTTGGCGCGCTACGTGGTCGATGTGGTGGAAGGGCTGGACCTGTCGGCATTGGAGCGCGCCTACGCGGGTCGCGGTAGCGATGCCTACCACCCGGCGCTGCTGCTGTCGCTGCTGATCTACGGCTACGCGACGGGAACCCATTCGAGCCGCAAGATCGAGCGGGCCACGTACGACTCGCTGGCCTTCCGCTTCATCGCGTGCGACCAGCATCCGGACCACGACACGCTGGCGACGTTCCGCCGCCGTTTCGGCGATCAGTTCGCCGATGCCTTCGTGCAGGTGCTGCAAGTCGCCCGCGAGAACCAGCTCTCGCGCTTTGGCACCGTGAGCCTGGACGGTACCAAGATCCACGCCAACGCCAGCCGACACAGCGCGCTCTCGTATGGGCACGCCGAGAAGATCGAGGCCCAGCTCAAGGCCGAAGTGCAGGAGATGCTCGCGCTGGCCGAAGCGGCCGATCGGAGCTGCGTGCCCGAGGGCGTGGATCTGCCCGCGGAGATCCAGCGCCGAGAAGACCGGCTGGCCGCCATCGCGGCCGCCAAGGCCAAGATCGAAGCGCGCGCCAAGGAGCGCTTCGAGCGCGAACAGGCCGAGTTTGATGCCAAGCTGGCCAAGCGTCAGGCCAAGGCGGCGGCCACCGGCAAGAAGCCCGGCGGCAAGCCGCCGACCCCGCCTGCCCCCGGTCCGCGCGCGGACGACCAGCTCAATCTGACCGACGAAGACTCGCGCATCATGAAAGTGACCGGCGGCGGCTTCGAGCAGTGCTACAACGCGCAGGCGCTGGTCGATACGGAGTCGATGCTGGTGATGGTGCCCCACCTCACCCAGGCGGGCAACGACAAGGAGCAGGTCGAGCCGATGCTGGCCCGCATCGCGGCCCTGCCCGAAGGGCTCAATCAGCCCGACCAACTGCTGGCCGACACCGGTTTCTTCAGCGAGCGCAACGTCGAGCGCTGCCAGGCCGCCGGGATCGAACCGCTGATCGCGGTCGGGCGCGACGAGCACCATCCGGATTGGCGCCGCCGCTTCGAAGAGCCCGCCCCGCTCGAGCAGCCCGCCAGCCCCGTCGAACAGATGAAGCACGCCCTCAAGACCCGGGCCGGCCGCGCCGCCTACGCGCTCCGGAAACAGACCGTGGAACCGGTGTTCGGCATCATCAAGTCGGTGATGGGATTTCGCCAGTTCCTGCTGCGCGGGCTCGACAACGTGCGCGCCGAGTGGACCCTGGTGTGCTTGGCGTGGAACTTGAAGCGCATGGCCGTATTGCGTCCGCAGTGA
- the asnB gene encoding asparagine synthase (glutamine-hydrolyzing), whose protein sequence is MCGIHGIYRFDAAPVSPAQLSAMGDVTRHRGPDDEGRYIDADGRCGIAMRRLSIIDLAGGHQPISNADDTLWGVCNGEIYNFRELRAELQERGYRFKTGSDSEVLVHLYDAFGDDFVHRLDGMFNFALWDARRKRLLIGRDPLGVKPLYVHRSASMLAFATEAKALLELPGVTRELDHDVVADYLHLGYVAAPHSMFRDIRKLPPATLLSVENGEVRQWRYWRLPSSVARYVTEAEWIGRIRDGMERAVHRQMVSDVPIGAFLSGGVDSSAVVAFMAKHSAHPIRTYAIGFEGGEAEQLYNELPYARQVAQLIGTEHHEIVVTPDVVGLLPKLLWHMDEPVSDSAFITTFLVSEFARRDVKVILSGVGGDELFGGYRRYLGGHYVRKLQRLPRWSRQLMSRTAAMLPSDRHSKVLNTMRLARGFLASAELSPDERYRHYLQVLDRASIAELMNGRTGTTDALRDAFAAAGDEDALNRMFAVDAETQLPDDLLLLTDKMSMAVSLECRVPLLDRELVELAAAIPEALKVRDGRLKHLMKEALADVLPASILDRKKRGFGTPMGAWLKRDLAPVLRRLLSADVVRDRALFEPKVIARLMADHDANRIDGTDALLALMNLEIWSRIFLDRRSPDDVTTELKAYLP, encoded by the coding sequence ATGTGCGGCATTCACGGCATCTATCGTTTCGACGCCGCGCCCGTTTCGCCGGCGCAGCTGTCGGCGATGGGCGACGTGACGCGCCACCGCGGGCCGGACGACGAAGGCCGGTACATCGACGCGGACGGGCGCTGCGGCATCGCGATGCGTCGTCTGTCGATCATCGATCTGGCAGGCGGGCACCAGCCGATTTCCAACGCGGACGACACGCTGTGGGGCGTGTGCAACGGGGAGATCTACAACTTTCGCGAACTACGCGCCGAATTGCAGGAGCGGGGCTACCGGTTCAAGACGGGGTCCGACAGCGAAGTGCTGGTGCACCTCTATGACGCGTTCGGCGACGATTTCGTGCACCGTCTCGACGGCATGTTCAATTTCGCGCTGTGGGATGCACGGCGCAAACGCCTGCTGATCGGGCGCGACCCGCTCGGCGTGAAGCCGCTGTACGTGCATCGTTCCGCCAGCATGCTCGCGTTCGCGACCGAGGCGAAAGCGCTGCTCGAACTTCCCGGCGTCACGCGCGAACTCGACCATGACGTCGTCGCCGACTACCTCCACCTCGGTTACGTCGCCGCGCCGCACTCGATGTTCCGCGACATCCGCAAGCTGCCGCCTGCGACCCTGCTGTCGGTCGAGAACGGCGAAGTGCGGCAATGGCGCTACTGGCGGCTGCCGTCGAGTGTCGCCCGTTATGTCACCGAAGCGGAGTGGATCGGCCGGATCCGCGACGGCATGGAGCGCGCCGTGCATCGCCAGATGGTCAGCGACGTGCCGATCGGAGCTTTCCTGTCGGGAGGCGTGGATTCGAGCGCCGTGGTCGCGTTCATGGCGAAACATTCCGCGCACCCGATCCGCACTTACGCGATCGGCTTCGAAGGCGGCGAAGCCGAGCAGCTCTACAACGAACTGCCTTACGCCCGCCAGGTCGCGCAGCTGATCGGCACCGAACATCACGAGATCGTCGTCACGCCCGATGTCGTCGGCCTGCTGCCGAAGCTGCTGTGGCACATGGACGAGCCGGTGTCGGATTCGGCTTTCATCACGACTTTTCTCGTGTCCGAATTCGCGCGCCGCGACGTCAAGGTGATCCTGTCGGGAGTCGGCGGGGACGAGCTCTTCGGCGGCTATCGCCGCTACCTCGGCGGCCACTACGTGCGCAAGTTGCAGCGCCTGCCGCGCTGGTCGCGCCAGCTGATGTCGCGCACTGCGGCGATGCTGCCGAGCGACCGGCACTCGAAAGTGCTCAACACGATGCGGCTCGCGCGCGGCTTTCTCGCATCAGCCGAGCTGTCTCCCGACGAGCGTTATCGCCACTATCTGCAGGTGCTCGATCGCGCGTCGATCGCCGAACTCATGAACGGCAGGACCGGCACGACCGACGCGTTGCGCGACGCCTTTGCCGCGGCCGGCGACGAAGACGCTTTAAACCGCATGTTCGCCGTCGACGCCGAAACCCAGCTGCCCGACGACCTGCTGCTGCTGACCGACAAGATGAGCATGGCGGTGTCGCTCGAATGCCGCGTGCCGCTGCTCGACCGGGAGCTCGTCGAACTCGCTGCCGCGATTCCCGAAGCGCTGAAAGTCCGGGACGGGCGCCTCAAGCACCTGATGAAGGAGGCGCTCGCCGACGTGCTGCCGGCGAGCATTCTCGATCGCAAGAAGCGCGGCTTCGGCACGCCGATGGGAGCGTGGCTGAAACGCGATCTCGCACCGGTGCTGCGCCGCCTGCTGTCGGCCGACGTGGTCCGTGATCGCGCGCTGTTCGAGCCGAAAGTGATCGCCCGCCTGATGGCCGACCACGATGCGAACCGGATCGACGGCACCGATGCGCTGCTCGCGCTGATGAACCTGGAGATCTGGAGCCGCATCTTCCTCGACCGCCGCTCTCCCGATGACGTGACGACCGAACTCAAGGCGTACCTTCCATGA
- a CDS encoding nucleotide sugar dehydrogenase yields MKISIFGLGYVGAVSLACLARDGHNVVGVDIDAAKLDLIRAGTTPVVEEGMVELMEKVAASGRITVTTDTRQALRDSDLSLVCVGTPSAANGSQDQGAVLRLAKDLGRAIAEKDVPHVVVFRSTLVPGTVEETLRPIIEAESGKRDGEGFHLCFQPEFLREGSSIRDYDKPPFTVVGANHAYPVERLRELFGHLPCKFLQTSVRAAEMMKYCCNNFHALKITFANETARLCEALGVDAFEVMNLVCQDTQLNISPAYLKPGFAFGGSCLPKDLRATTYFAKMHDVEVPMLSGILQSNRQHIDRAIAKVLESGHRKIGMLGLSFKTGTDDLRESPLVVLAEQLIGKGMQLSIYDPDVQLSRLLGANRRFIETQLPHIGDLLKADLAEVIASVDVLVVGVSNPLIFDVLATHSRPGQYVLDLVNLPNAEMIEARVEGLCW; encoded by the coding sequence ATGAAAATAAGCATTTTCGGCCTCGGTTACGTCGGAGCGGTGTCGCTCGCGTGCCTCGCGCGCGACGGGCACAACGTTGTCGGCGTCGACATCGACGCCGCGAAGCTCGACCTGATCCGCGCCGGCACGACTCCGGTCGTCGAGGAAGGGATGGTCGAGCTGATGGAGAAAGTCGCTGCGAGCGGCCGGATCACGGTCACGACCGACACGCGCCAGGCCCTGCGCGACAGCGACCTCTCGCTGGTCTGCGTCGGCACGCCGTCGGCAGCGAACGGCAGCCAGGACCAGGGCGCGGTGCTGCGGCTGGCGAAGGATCTCGGCCGCGCGATCGCCGAAAAGGACGTGCCGCACGTCGTCGTGTTCCGTTCGACGCTCGTGCCGGGCACGGTCGAAGAGACGCTCCGCCCGATCATCGAGGCCGAATCCGGCAAGCGCGACGGCGAAGGCTTTCACCTGTGCTTCCAGCCGGAGTTCCTGCGCGAAGGCAGCTCGATCCGCGACTACGACAAGCCGCCGTTCACCGTTGTCGGCGCGAATCACGCGTATCCGGTCGAGCGTCTGCGCGAACTCTTCGGCCACCTGCCGTGCAAATTCCTGCAGACCTCGGTACGCGCCGCCGAGATGATGAAGTACTGCTGCAACAACTTTCACGCGCTCAAGATCACGTTCGCGAACGAGACCGCGCGCCTGTGCGAGGCGCTCGGCGTCGACGCGTTCGAAGTCATGAACCTCGTCTGCCAGGACACGCAGCTGAACATCTCTCCGGCATACCTGAAGCCCGGCTTCGCGTTCGGCGGCTCCTGCCTGCCGAAGGATCTGCGGGCGACGACTTACTTCGCCAAGATGCATGACGTCGAAGTGCCGATGCTGTCCGGCATCCTGCAGTCCAACCGCCAGCACATCGACCGCGCGATCGCGAAAGTGCTCGAATCCGGCCACCGCAAGATCGGCATGCTCGGCCTGTCGTTCAAGACCGGCACCGACGACCTGCGCGAGAGCCCACTCGTCGTACTCGCCGAACAGCTGATCGGCAAAGGCATGCAGCTCTCGATCTACGACCCCGACGTGCAACTCTCGCGCCTGCTCGGCGCAAACCGCCGCTTCATCGAAACCCAGTTGCCGCACATCGGCGATCTATTGAAGGCGGATCTCGCCGAAGTCATCGCGTCGGTGGACGTGCTCGTCGTCGGCGTGTCGAACCCGCTGATCTTCGACGTCCTCGCGACGCATTCGCGGCCCGGGCAGTACGTGCTCGACCTGGTCAATCTGCCGAATGCGGAGATGATCGAGGCGCGGGTCGAAGGGCTGTGCTGGTGA